In one window of Azoarcus olearius DNA:
- the ubiG gene encoding bifunctional 2-polyprenyl-6-hydroxyphenol methylase/3-demethylubiquinol 3-O-methyltransferase UbiG yields MNTNADPAEVQKFSDLAHRWWDPASEFKPLHEINPLRLDWIDGHCGLAGKKVLDVGCGGGLLSEGMAQRGAEVSGIDLSEKALGVARLHLYESGLQVDYQLTSAEAHAATHPAQFDVVTCMEMLEHVPNPESTVHACAQMAKPGGAVFFSTLNRNFKAYLFAVVGAEYLLNLLPRGTHDYAKFIKPSELSRYCRNAGLELVSLSGMTYNPITKVYALSRDTDVNYMVHARKLG; encoded by the coding sequence ATGAATACCAACGCCGACCCCGCCGAAGTCCAGAAATTCAGCGACCTCGCCCACCGCTGGTGGGACCCTGCGTCCGAATTCAAGCCCCTGCACGAGATCAATCCGTTACGCCTCGACTGGATCGACGGCCACTGCGGCCTAGCTGGCAAGAAGGTGCTCGACGTCGGTTGCGGCGGCGGCCTGCTGTCCGAAGGCATGGCGCAGCGGGGCGCCGAGGTGTCCGGCATCGATCTGTCGGAAAAAGCGCTCGGCGTCGCCCGGCTGCACCTGTACGAAAGCGGACTTCAGGTCGATTACCAGCTGACCAGCGCGGAAGCACACGCGGCCACTCATCCGGCACAGTTCGATGTGGTGACCTGCATGGAGATGCTGGAGCACGTGCCCAACCCCGAAAGCACGGTGCACGCCTGCGCGCAGATGGCAAAGCCCGGCGGCGCGGTGTTCTTCTCCACGCTCAACCGCAATTTCAAAGCGTATCTGTTCGCGGTGGTCGGCGCTGAATACCTGCTGAACCTGCTGCCACGCGGCACGCACGACTACGCCAAGTTCATCAAACCGTCCGAACTCTCGCGGTACTGCCGCAACGCCGGCCTGGAGCTCGTCTCCCTGTCTGGCATGACCTACAACCCGATCACCAAGGTCTATGCCCTGAGCCGCGACACCGATGTGAATTACATGGTGCACGCACGCAAGCTCGGGTAA
- a CDS encoding TRZ/ATZ family hydrolase, translated as MSNTVDLLIFARWIIPIEPAATVLENHALAVRDGRIIALLPSTEARAQYTATREFLLDHHVLLPGLVNAHTHAAMNLMRGIADDLPLMRWLQEAIWPVEGQHVSAEFVRDGTLLAIAEMLRGGITTFNDMYFHPEAAAEAADMLGMRALLGLVVIDAPTPYASDADDYLAKGLAVRDRWRSHPRIGFALAPHAPYTVSDRSFERIASFAGELDLPVHIHLHESADEIRGSLAEHQLRPISRLAHLGLLGENLLGIHAVHLDDSDIDLLARHRCAIAHCPTSNMKLASGIAPIARAASAGITVALGTDGAASNNRLDILQEMRHAALLAKVSTGDASALPAHQVLRMATLDGACALGLDERIGSLEVGKQADLCAIDLSSIATQPCFDPASHVVYAAGREHVSHVWIDGETRVDQGIALLQISDRELLRLAALWQTKLVN; from the coding sequence GTGAGCAACACAGTCGATCTCCTCATCTTCGCGCGCTGGATCATCCCGATCGAGCCGGCCGCCACGGTTCTAGAAAACCACGCGCTCGCGGTGCGCGACGGACGCATCATCGCGCTGCTACCGAGCACCGAGGCGCGCGCGCAGTACACCGCCACCCGCGAGTTCCTGCTGGACCACCACGTCCTGCTGCCCGGGCTGGTCAATGCCCACACCCATGCTGCGATGAATCTGATGCGCGGCATCGCTGACGACCTGCCGCTGATGCGATGGCTGCAGGAGGCGATCTGGCCGGTGGAAGGACAGCACGTCAGCGCCGAATTCGTGCGCGACGGCACACTGCTTGCGATCGCCGAAATGCTGCGAGGCGGCATCACGACCTTCAACGACATGTACTTCCATCCCGAGGCCGCGGCCGAAGCCGCCGACATGCTGGGGATGCGCGCGCTACTGGGGCTCGTCGTCATCGACGCGCCGACTCCCTACGCCAGTGACGCCGATGATTACCTCGCCAAGGGGCTCGCGGTAAGGGACCGCTGGCGCAGCCACCCGCGGATCGGCTTCGCCCTGGCGCCCCACGCGCCCTACACCGTGTCCGACCGCAGCTTCGAACGCATTGCCAGCTTTGCCGGCGAACTCGACCTCCCGGTCCACATCCACCTGCACGAAAGCGCGGACGAGATCCGGGGCTCGCTCGCCGAACATCAGTTGCGCCCGATTTCACGTCTCGCGCACCTCGGCCTTCTCGGCGAGAACCTGCTCGGCATCCATGCCGTGCATCTCGACGACAGCGACATCGACCTCCTTGCCCGTCACCGTTGCGCGATCGCGCACTGCCCCACATCGAACATGAAGTTGGCCAGCGGCATCGCCCCGATCGCGCGCGCCGCGTCGGCTGGCATCACCGTTGCCTTGGGAACGGACGGCGCAGCCAGCAACAACCGGCTCGACATCCTGCAGGAAATGCGCCACGCAGCCCTGCTGGCGAAGGTCTCCACCGGCGACGCGAGCGCACTGCCCGCTCACCAGGTGCTGCGCATGGCGACGCTGGACGGCGCATGCGCACTCGGGCTCGACGAGCGCATCGGCTCCCTCGAGGTGGGCAAGCAGGCCGACCTGTGCGCGATCGACCTGTCGTCGATCGCGACCCAACCCTGCTTCGACCCCGCCTCGCACGTGGTCTATGCTGCCGGCCGCGAGCACGTCTCCCACGTCTGGATTGACGGCGAAACCCGCGTGGATCAAGGCATTGCGCTGTTGCAAATAAGCGACAGAGAATTGCTCAGGCTCGCAGCGCTGTGGCAAACTAAACTCGTTAATTGA
- a CDS encoding phage holin family protein, with protein MRLILRWILNAVALLLLPELISGLRVDSYAAALVAALLLGLVNAMIRPLLILITLPITVLTLGIFALIINALLFWGVSGLVGGVHVADFWTAFWGALLYSVFTWLVNIAIGDAEGRRR; from the coding sequence ATGCGGCTGATCCTGCGCTGGATACTCAACGCCGTCGCCCTGCTGCTGTTGCCGGAGCTGATCTCCGGCCTGCGGGTGGATAGCTATGCGGCCGCGCTCGTCGCCGCGCTGCTGCTCGGCCTGGTCAACGCGATGATCCGTCCGCTGCTGATCCTGATCACGCTGCCGATTACCGTGCTTACCCTTGGCATCTTCGCGCTGATCATCAACGCCTTGCTGTTCTGGGGCGTGTCCGGCCTGGTCGGCGGCGTCCATGTGGCCGATTTCTGGACGGCCTTCTGGGGCGCGCTGCTCTACAGCGTATTCACGTGGCTGGTGAACATCGCCATCGGCGATGCCGAAGGCCGCCGGCGCTAA
- a CDS encoding OmpA family protein, which translates to MIKHTKKQMLMLAAIASIGLSASAAFAQAKDVVVDGKGEVPYVIDARNAVARSGTGLCWRTGYWSPAAASTAMAGEFPAGCECDGDIVPKEKCTAATAAAPAAPAPAGGPAPLADKIKLSADTLFDFDKAVLKPEGRTKLDDLAAKAKGIKLEVILAVGHTDRLGSDSYNQKLSERRAAAVKTYLVSKGVEANRVYTEGKGEKQPVTGNKCDSVKNRKALIECLQPDRRVEVEVIGSK; encoded by the coding sequence ATGATCAAACACACCAAGAAACAGATGCTCATGCTGGCCGCGATCGCCTCGATCGGCTTGTCCGCTTCCGCCGCCTTCGCCCAAGCGAAGGACGTGGTCGTCGATGGCAAGGGCGAAGTTCCGTACGTGATCGACGCCCGCAACGCGGTTGCCCGCAGCGGCACCGGCCTGTGCTGGCGCACTGGCTACTGGAGCCCGGCCGCCGCCTCCACCGCCATGGCCGGTGAGTTCCCCGCCGGTTGCGAATGCGACGGCGACATCGTTCCGAAGGAAAAGTGTACCGCCGCCACCGCGGCTGCTCCGGCTGCCCCCGCTCCCGCTGGCGGCCCGGCTCCGCTGGCCGACAAGATCAAGCTGTCCGCCGACACCCTGTTCGACTTCGACAAGGCCGTGCTGAAGCCGGAAGGCCGCACCAAGCTGGACGACCTGGCCGCCAAGGCCAAGGGCATCAAGCTTGAAGTCATCCTGGCCGTCGGCCACACCGACCGTCTGGGTTCCGACTCCTACAACCAGAAGCTGTCCGAGCGCCGCGCTGCCGCCGTGAAGACCTACCTGGTCAGCAAGGGTGTCGAAGCCAACCGCGTCTACACCGAAGGCAAGGGCGAAAAGCAGCCCGTGACCGGCAACAAGTGCGACTCCGTCAAGAACCGCAAGGCGCTGATCGAGTGCCTGCAGCCGGACCGCCGCGTTGAAGTTGAAGTGATCGGCTCCAAGTAA
- a CDS encoding polysaccharide pyruvyl transferase family protein, which produces MVPASSASRDRLHAATPVILFGSFDRHNLGDLLFPHLVAALLPGRRCIPAGLAARDLRRWGGHRVYALGQLTANWEGPPPVLVHAGGELLDCDAWQAAVMLQTRDGAGQAIARFQGLPAAAADWAAEQTGSTALAPYAVAGGRVPAGTTIIHNAVGGVGLAARPAPFRDTVRAALRDAAAVGVRDRHTQATLAAWGIGAVLLPDPAVMTASILGDAVVRRAARGEPALIRRLFPRGYVAVQLGPGFEDDASLARLAGELDRVALTTGQATVLFRAGAAPWHDDFFTLTRLAARMRTPVRVFASLHVLDLCALLAGAAGYCGSSLHGRIVALAFGRPALTLRSSAAAEQGAKTHAYLETWPSTAGPAESGVAGLADALNTCLGADTTILAKEAEALAARYRREWSQLAAPIWVTDERPGSAQE; this is translated from the coding sequence ATGGTCCCCGCCTCCTCCGCCAGCAGGGATCGCCTGCACGCCGCGACGCCCGTCATCCTGTTCGGCTCCTTCGATCGGCATAACCTTGGCGATCTGCTGTTTCCGCACCTCGTGGCCGCGCTGCTACCGGGGCGCCGTTGCATCCCGGCGGGCCTCGCCGCCCGCGACCTGCGGCGCTGGGGCGGACACCGGGTTTACGCCCTGGGGCAGCTAACCGCGAACTGGGAGGGTCCGCCGCCGGTGCTGGTGCATGCCGGCGGTGAATTGCTGGACTGCGATGCATGGCAGGCCGCGGTGATGCTGCAGACGCGGGACGGTGCCGGTCAGGCCATCGCGCGCTTCCAGGGTTTGCCTGCAGCCGCCGCCGACTGGGCTGCCGAGCAAACCGGCTCCACTGCGCTGGCGCCTTATGCGGTGGCGGGCGGACGCGTGCCGGCCGGGACGACGATCATCCACAACGCGGTCGGGGGCGTGGGGCTTGCGGCGCGCCCGGCACCATTCCGCGATACGGTGCGCGCGGCGCTGAGGGATGCCGCGGCGGTGGGCGTGCGAGACCGCCATACGCAGGCCACCCTCGCGGCCTGGGGCATCGGGGCCGTGCTGCTGCCCGATCCGGCGGTGATGACCGCCTCGATTCTGGGTGACGCTGTCGTCCGCCGTGCGGCAAGGGGCGAGCCCGCGTTGATCCGCCGCCTGTTTCCGCGTGGTTATGTGGCCGTGCAGTTGGGTCCGGGTTTTGAGGACGATGCCAGTTTGGCGCGTCTTGCCGGCGAACTCGACCGCGTCGCGCTGACAACCGGGCAGGCCACGGTGCTGTTCAGAGCGGGGGCCGCGCCATGGCACGACGACTTCTTCACGTTGACGCGACTGGCGGCACGCATGCGTACCCCGGTGCGCGTTTTCGCTTCGCTGCATGTGCTCGACCTGTGTGCGTTGCTGGCGGGCGCGGCCGGCTACTGTGGAAGCAGCCTGCACGGGCGCATCGTCGCCTTGGCCTTCGGCCGTCCGGCACTGACCTTACGAAGTAGCGCCGCCGCGGAGCAGGGCGCAAAGACCCACGCCTATCTCGAGACCTGGCCCTCGACGGCGGGGCCAGCGGAGTCCGGAGTGGCGGGGCTGGCGGACGCGCTGAACACGTGTCTCGGGGCCGACACGACCATCCTGGCAAAGGAGGCAGAAGCGCTCGCGGCGCGCTATCGCCGCGAGTGGTCGCAACTCGCCGCGCCCATATGGGTGACGGACGAACGCCCCGGATCCGCCCAGGAGTAG
- the hemH gene encoding ferrochelatase, whose translation MARFWTEAPHRHGSTARTGILLVNLGTPVAPTAAALRPYLRQFLSDPRVVEIPRAVWLPLLNGVILNTRPRKSAAKYASIWTDEGSPLAVHTRRQAELIAARFASRDDVRVDWAMRYGAPAVADKLGALRAAGCTRILVVPMYPQYAASTTASVMDEVARCLQHWRNLPELRFVRSFHDDPGYIGALAASVREHWTQHGQPDRLLMSFHGLPRYTLERGDPYHCECHRTARLLAESLGLAPERVIVSFQSRFGRTRWLEPYTQPTLEALARDGVGRVDVMCPGFVADCLETLEEIAMECRAAFLGAGGREFHYIPCLNERPDWIDALERRVRSEAGNWLTATPPTDAEREAARGRALALGAAD comes from the coding sequence ATGGCCCGATTCTGGACCGAAGCCCCGCATCGCCACGGCAGCACCGCGCGCACCGGCATCCTGCTGGTCAACCTTGGCACCCCGGTTGCGCCAACGGCGGCTGCGCTGCGCCCCTACCTGCGGCAGTTCCTGTCCGACCCGCGGGTGGTGGAAATCCCGCGCGCGGTGTGGCTGCCGCTTTTGAATGGGGTGATTCTCAACACCCGCCCGAGAAAATCCGCCGCCAAGTACGCCAGCATCTGGACCGACGAAGGGTCGCCGCTGGCGGTTCATACCCGCCGCCAGGCCGAACTGATCGCGGCGCGCTTCGCCAGCCGCGACGATGTACGGGTGGACTGGGCGATGCGCTACGGCGCGCCTGCGGTGGCCGACAAGCTGGGCGCGCTGCGGGCAGCGGGCTGCACCCGGATCCTCGTCGTTCCGATGTATCCCCAATACGCCGCGAGCACCACCGCCAGCGTCATGGATGAAGTGGCGCGCTGCCTGCAGCACTGGCGCAACCTGCCCGAGTTGCGCTTCGTGCGCAGCTTTCATGACGACCCCGGCTACATCGGCGCGCTCGCGGCCAGCGTCCGCGAGCACTGGACGCAGCACGGCCAGCCCGACCGTCTGTTGATGAGCTTTCACGGGCTGCCGCGCTATACCCTTGAAAGGGGTGACCCCTACCACTGCGAGTGCCACCGCACCGCCCGCCTGCTGGCCGAGTCCCTTGGGCTGGCGCCGGAACGCGTCATCGTGAGCTTCCAGTCCCGCTTTGGCCGCACCCGCTGGCTGGAACCCTACACCCAGCCCACGCTCGAAGCCCTCGCGCGCGACGGCGTCGGCCGCGTCGATGTGATGTGCCCGGGTTTCGTCGCAGACTGCCTGGAAACCCTGGAGGAGATCGCCATGGAATGCCGCGCCGCATTTCTCGGTGCCGGAGGGCGCGAGTTCCACTACATCCCGTGCCTGAATGAACGGCCGGACTGGATCGACGCGCTGGAACGGCGCGTGCGGAGCGAGGCCGGCAACTGGCTGACCGCCACGCCGCCCACCGACGCCGAGCGCGAAGCCGCGCGCGGCCGCGCGTTGGCCCTGGGAGCGGCTGACTGA
- a CDS encoding serine/threonine-protein kinase: protein MPQVPEKIGKYKVVREIGRGATATVYLAENPHYPEPVAVKYIRFDDKVKDEAKWNRRLLKLLKAEKAVASRLDHPNIIRIFDAVIEADEAYVVMEYFPGESLERYASFERLLPLHRTIGIVFKCCMALDYAFRQGIVHRDIKPANILVDEHDNVKITDFGLALNIGKKVETDSTFIMGVGSPAYMSPEQIKGYPLNQKTDLYSLGVVLFHLLTGRLPFRAANPAQLVYKIINADPPSVSQLNPDVPEQMDAVIRKALEKDLYSRYKNGAEFAKDLAAVRYKIVDDSLVPADTSRFKALRKLVFFTEFDDIELWEVLRLCAWRKADEHVTLMRERDPDQRFGLLVEGRIELSAQGRKVFDLEAGEVFGEDGWLDAREHARKITVVTLTPIVYLEINPAALALATEEVQAHFRKEVTTVLIRRYATLAQAVAQGKEPATRGDYTATGGLDLQLLDD from the coding sequence ATGCCCCAAGTCCCCGAAAAGATCGGCAAATACAAGGTGGTGCGCGAAATCGGGCGCGGCGCCACGGCCACCGTTTACCTTGCCGAGAACCCGCATTATCCGGAACCCGTCGCGGTGAAGTACATCCGCTTCGACGACAAGGTGAAGGATGAGGCGAAGTGGAACCGCCGTCTGCTGAAGCTGCTGAAGGCCGAGAAGGCGGTGGCGAGCCGCCTGGATCATCCCAACATCATCCGCATTTTCGATGCCGTGATCGAGGCGGACGAGGCCTATGTGGTGATGGAGTACTTCCCGGGCGAGTCGCTGGAGCGTTACGCGAGCTTCGAGCGCCTGTTGCCGCTTCATCGCACCATCGGGATCGTGTTCAAGTGCTGCATGGCGCTGGACTACGCGTTCCGCCAGGGCATCGTGCATCGCGACATCAAGCCCGCCAACATCCTTGTGGATGAGCACGACAACGTGAAGATCACCGACTTCGGTCTCGCGCTCAATATTGGCAAGAAGGTCGAAACCGATTCCACCTTCATCATGGGGGTTGGTTCGCCCGCCTACATGAGCCCGGAGCAGATCAAGGGCTACCCCCTCAACCAGAAGACCGATCTGTACTCGCTCGGGGTGGTGCTCTTTCACCTGCTCACCGGCCGCCTGCCGTTCCGCGCGGCCAACCCGGCGCAACTGGTCTACAAGATCATCAATGCGGATCCCCCTTCCGTCTCGCAGCTCAATCCGGATGTTCCGGAGCAGATGGACGCGGTGATCCGGAAGGCGCTCGAGAAGGATCTCTATTCGCGCTACAAGAACGGTGCCGAGTTCGCCAAGGATCTGGCGGCGGTCCGGTACAAGATCGTCGATGACTCGCTGGTGCCGGCCGATACCAGTCGCTTCAAGGCACTGCGCAAACTGGTGTTCTTCACCGAGTTCGACGACATCGAATTGTGGGAGGTGCTACGGCTGTGCGCATGGCGCAAGGCCGACGAGCATGTCACCTTGATGCGCGAGCGCGATCCCGACCAGCGCTTCGGCCTGCTGGTCGAAGGGCGGATCGAGCTTTCCGCGCAGGGGCGCAAGGTGTTCGATCTGGAAGCGGGGGAGGTGTTCGGCGAGGACGGCTGGCTCGACGCACGGGAGCATGCGCGCAAGATCACGGTGGTGACCTTGACCCCCATCGTGTATCTCGAAATCAATCCCGCCGCGCTCGCACTGGCCACCGAGGAGGTGCAGGCGCACTTCCGCAAGGAGGTGACGACGGTGCTCATCCGTCGTTACGCCACGCTTGCCCAGGCCGTGGCGCAGGGCAAGGAGCCGGCCACGCGAGGCGACTACACCGCCACCGGTGGCCTGGATCTGCAACTGCTCGACGATTAG